One region of Peromyscus eremicus chromosome 4, PerEre_H2_v1, whole genome shotgun sequence genomic DNA includes:
- the Chgb gene encoding secretogranin-1, which produces MNRFSRMYCKFLQGSEVCAGELERRRVQSEPDPCPSLPGTDSTWRPRIPSCVCWDPEQGHAHCLRFRPLAPPRGCSVTSRLSKGRPRSPLAPGRCTPPALHKSQACVHRATAALRSSHPLCSSCAQLAIGAMQTAVLLSLLGAAALAAVSSAPVDNRDHNEEMVTRCIIEVLSSALSKSSVPTVTPECRQILKKSGKEVKGEEKGENENTKFEVRLLRDPADASVAHWSPSREETGAPVEDPQGQTKADNEKRTEGGEHSQEGVDKSQESLHPSNQQVSKEAKMRHSEESEAEEREGEGGKNYPKGEHREDAGEEKHLEALGEKQSTVSNKRSDTVAQKKEESVARADAHLVGLYEKTHSREQGSRESGEEARRQEKQPQELSNHDQSEEESEEDEEDTASELAKRRPRHHHGRSRPNKSPQEGHPVLEGRRRAPEEESEETDVATASLGEKRGHHPTHYRASEEEPEYGEEMRSYPGFQAPERLQGPQYGGRGSEEDRAPRPESEESQEKEYKRSHPNSELESMANRHSEETEEERVYEGAKGYQHRGRGGEPGAYSALDTREEKRLLGKGHYPVQEGLIDTAKRYPQSKWQEQEKNYLNYDEEGDQGKWWQQEELLDPEEGREEMRFPDRQYAPYPTTEKRKRLGMLFNPYFDPLQWKNGDFEKRDNPDDNFLEGEGEDGNGLTLTERNFFPEYNYDWLEKRPSSEDVNWGYEKRSFARAPHLDLKRQYDGVAELDQLLHYRKKSAEFPDFYDSEEQTGPHQEAEAEKGRSDQRVLTEEEKKELENLAAMDLELQKIAEKFGQRG; this is translated from the exons ATGAACAGGTTTTCAAGGATGTACTGCAAGTTCCTGCAAG GCTCCGAGGTGTGTGCGGGGGAGCTGGAGCGCAGGCGCGTGCAATCTGAGCCGGACCCTTGCCCCtccttgcctggaacagacagcACCTGGCGTCCCCGCATCCCCTCCTGCGTCTGCTGGGACCCAGAGCAGGGCCACGCTCACTGTCTGAGGTTCCGCCCGCTGGCGCCGCCCCGGGGCTGCTCCGTGacgtcaaggctgagcaaggggCGCCCCCGCTCGCCGCTCGCCCCCGGGCGCTGCACCCCGCCTGCCCTTCATAAGAGCCAGGCCTGCGTCCACCGCGCCACAGCCGCTCTGCGGAGCTCGCACCCGCTGTGCTCCTCCTGCGCGCAGCTGGCGATCGGGGCCATGCAGACCGCCGtgctcctcagcctcctgggcgCTGCAGCTCTGGCCG cTGTCAGCTCAGCTCCAGTGGATAACAGGGATCACAATGAAGAAATG GTGACTCGCTGCATTATTGAAGTCCTCTCAAGTGCCCTGTCCAAGTCCAGTGTTCCAACTGTCACCCCTGAGTGCCGGCAAATCCTAAAGAAGA GTGGGAAAGAGGTCAAAGGTGAAGAAAAAGGTGAAAATGAGAACACAAAGTTTGAAGTACGATTGCTAAGAGACCCAGCTGATGCCTCCGTAGCCCACTGGTCTCCCAGcagggaggaaacaggagctcCAGTAGAAGACCCTCAAGGCCAGACAAAGGCAGACAATGAGAAGCGGACAGAAGGAGGAGAACACAGCCAAGAGGGAGTGGACAAATCCCAGGAGAGCCTCCATCCCTCCAACCAACAAGTGTCCAAAGAAGCCAAGATGCGCCATTCAGAAGAGAGTgaggcagaggaaagggagggagaaggcgGCAAGAATTACCCAAAAGGGGAGCACAGGGAAGATGCTGGCGAAGAGAAACACCTTGAAGCTCTGGGGGAGAAACAGAGCACCGTCTCCAACAAAAGAAGCGACACCGTGGCTCAGAAAAAAGAGGAGTCCGTGGCCAGAGCAGATGCACACTTGGTGGGGCTCTATGAGAAGACACACAGCAGGGAGCAAGGCAGCCGGGAGAGTGGAGAGGAGGCACGGAGGCAGGAGAAACAACCCCAGGAGCTTAGCAACCACGACCAGAGCGAAGAGGAATccgaggaagatgaggaggacaCGGCCTCTGAACTAGCCAAACGGCGGCCCAGGCACCACCACGGAAGAAGCCGCCCCAACAAGTCCCCTCAAGAAGGGCATCCTGTATTGGAGGGAAGGAGACGTGCCCCTGAGGAGGAGTcggaggagacagatgtggccacAGCCAGTTTAGGGGAAAAGAGGGGCCACCATCCAACCCACTACAGGGCGTCAGAGGAAGAACCCGAATATGGGGAAGAAATGAGAAGCTATCCAGGGTTCCAGGCTCCCGAGCGCCTTCAGGGACCACAGTATGGGGGCAGGGGAAGTGAAGAGGACAGAGCTCCAAGGCCTGAGAGTGAGGAGAGCCAGGAAAAGGAGTACAAGAGAAGCCACCCCAACTCTGAACTTGAAAGCATGGCCAACAGACAcagtgaagaaactgaggaagagaggGTCTATGAGGGGGCAAAGGGATACCAACACAGAGGCAGGGGAGGTGAGCCAGGTGCCTATTCTGCTCTTGAcaccagagaagagaaaaggctcCTGGGTAAAGGACATTACCCTGTTCAAGAAGGCCTGATAGATACGGCAAAAAGGTATCCACAAAGCAAATGGCAAGAACAGGAGAAAAACTACCTCAACTATGACGAGGAAGGGGACCAAGGCAAATGGTGGCAACAGGAAGAGCTGCTAGACCCagaagaaggcagggaggaaaTGAGGTTTCCCGACAGACAGTATGCACCCTATCCCACCACTGAAAAGAGGAAGAGGTTAGGGATGCTCTTCAACCCCTACTTTGACCCTCTCCAGTGGAAGAACggggattttgagaaaagagacaacCCAGATGACAATTTTCTTGAGGGTGAAGGTGAAGATGGAAATGGGTTGACCTTGACTGAGAGGAATTTCTTCCCAGAGTACAACTATGACTGGTTGGAGAAAAGGCCCTCCTCAGAGGATGTGAATTGGGGATACGAGAAGAGAAGCTTTGCCAGGGCCCCTCATCTGGACTTGAAAAGGCAGTATGATGGAGTGGCTGAGCTGGACCAGCTCCTTCACTACCGGAAGAAGTCAGCTGAATTTCCTGACTTCTATGACTCAGAGGAGCAGACGGGGCCTcaccaggaggcagaagctgaaaaGGGCAGGTCTGATCAGAGAGTTCTGACTGAGGAAGAG aaaaaggaactggaGAACTTGGCTGCCATGGATCTGGAGCTGCAGAAGATAGCGGAAAAGTTCGGCCAGCGGGGCTGA